In Procambarus clarkii isolate CNS0578487 chromosome 5, FALCON_Pclarkii_2.0, whole genome shotgun sequence, the following are encoded in one genomic region:
- the ERp60 gene encoding protein disulfide-isomerase A3, with the protein MAARLLVLLALLAVTLADDVMQFGDADFDSKVGSYDTVLVMFYAPWCGHCKRLKPEFEKAASSLKLNDPPVILAKVDCTEDGKDTCGKYGVSGYPTLKIFKGGDLSTDYNGPREANGIVKYMRSQVGPASKELTSIEVAEAFLAAPDVSVVYFGEDSKLKEAFLKAADKLRETVRFAHSVKAEVNEKYGHNNVVVLFRPKHMENKFEPASVVYEGSIDKSAIEAFVKEHFHGLVGHRTQDTATDFVNPLVVAYFNVDYVKNVKGTNYWRNRILKVAQNFKEFNFAVANKDDFQHELNEFGLDFVPGDKPVICARNAKSQKFVMKEEFSMDTFEAFLNKLKSDELEPYLKSEAVPVQDGPVTIAVGKNFDEVVTNSDKDVLIEFYAPWCGHCKKLAPTYDELGEAMKNEDVDIVKMDATANDVPSSFNVRGFPTLYWKPKGGEPVVFNGGRELDEFIKYIAREATNELKGWDRKGNAKKTEL; encoded by the exons ATGGCTGCGAGGCTCCTGGTACTTCTGGCCCTCCTGGCCGTCACCCTCGCCGACGATGTCATGCAGTTCGGTGATGCTGACTTCGACAGCAAAGTTGGGAGTTACGACACCGTGCTGGTGATGTTCTACGCCCCGTG GTGTGGACATTGCAAGAGGTTGAAGCCAGAGTTTGAGAAGGCAGCATCGTCCCTAAAGTTGAATGATCCCCCTGTGATATTAGCAAAG GTTGACTGTACCGAAGATGGAAAAGATACATGTGGCAAATATGGAGTTTCAGGATATCCAACCTTAAAGATTTTCAAGGGTGGAGATCTTTCGACAGACTACAATGGACCTAGAGAAGCTA ATGGCATCGTCAAGTACATGAGATCACAAGTTGGCCCGGCATCCAAAGAACTGACTTCCATTGAAGTAGCAGAGGCCTTCCTTGCTGCCCCTGATGTTAGTGTAGTGTACTTCGGAGAAGATTCCAAACTAAAAG AGGCATTCCTCAAGGCTGCAGATAAACTACGGGAAACTGTTCGTTTTGCACACTCAGTAAAGGCAGAGGTAAATGAGAAGTATGGGCACAATAATGTGGTGGTGCTCTTCAGACCAAAACATATGGAAAACAAGTTTGAGCCTGCCTCTGTTGTTTATGAAGGGTCTATTGACAAATCTGCAATTGAAGCTTTTGTGAAAGAACACTT CCATGGTCTGGTGGGTCACCGCACTCAAGATACTGCCACAGACTTTGTTAATCCACTTGTGGTTGCATATTTCAACGTAGATTATGTGAAGAATGTGAAGGGAACCAATTACTGGCGTAACCGCATTCTGAAG GTTGCACAGAACTTCAAGGAATTTAACTTTGCTGTGGCAAATAAGGATGACTTTCAGCATGAACTTAATGAGTTTGGCCTTGACTTTGTTCCTGGAGACAAGCCTGTAATTTGTGCTAGAAATGCGAAGTCTCAAAAGTTTGTTATGAAAGAAGAGTTCTC GATGGACACTTTTGAAGCATTCCTCAACAAACTGAAGTCTGATGAACTGGAACCTTATCTGAAGTCAGAGGCTGTCCCTGTACAAGATGGCCCAGTCACTATTGCAGTTGGCAAGAACTTTGATGAAGTAGTAACAAATTCTGACAAAGATGTGCTTATAGAGTTCTATGCACCTTGGTGTGGACATTGTAAGAAGCTGGCACCCACATACGATGAACTTGGAGAAGCG atgaaaaatgaagacgTAGACATCGTTAAAATGGATGCCACAGCAAATGATGTACCATCTTCATTTAATGTGAGAGGGTTCCCTACATTGTACTGGAAACCGAAAGGTGGAGAACCTGTCGTATTCAAT GGTGGCCGGGAGCTGGACGAGTTCATCAAATACATAGCAAGAGAAGCTACAAATGAACTCAAAGGTTGGGACCGTAAAGGAAATGCAAAGAAAACGGAACTGTGA